A part of Arthrobacter dokdonellae genomic DNA contains:
- the hemE gene encoding uroporphyrinogen decarboxylase has product MTLSTSHPLMDGRTANSPLITAYRGGRPSRRPVWFMRQAGRSLPEYRQLRVGTTMLESCLKPAMAAEITLQPVRRHDVDAAIFFSDIVIPLKLAGVGVDIVPGVGPVLDRPVRTAEDVANLPDLTDQSLDPIREAVALTVRELGSTPLIGFAGAPFTVAAYMVEGRPSRDHLGPRTMMHAEPEVWAALMNWAADASGKFLRAQVDAGASAAQLFDSWAGSLGLDDYTQHVAPASTRALDHVRDLDVPLVHFGTGTSELLGAMLNVGVDVMGVDYRLPLDEANRRLGGRVPLQGNIDPALLNAPWPVLEEHVRDVIAAGGGAPAHVLNLGHGVPPDTDPAVLTRVVELIHSIEP; this is encoded by the coding sequence CCTGATGGATGGCCGAACCGCCAACTCCCCGCTGATCACCGCCTACCGCGGCGGCAGGCCCAGCCGCAGGCCCGTCTGGTTCATGCGCCAGGCGGGACGCTCCCTGCCCGAATACCGCCAGCTGCGCGTGGGCACCACCATGCTCGAGTCCTGCCTCAAGCCCGCCATGGCCGCCGAAATCACCCTCCAACCGGTGCGCCGCCACGACGTGGACGCCGCCATTTTCTTCTCCGACATCGTCATCCCGCTCAAGCTGGCCGGCGTCGGCGTGGACATTGTCCCCGGCGTCGGGCCGGTGCTGGACCGGCCCGTCCGCACGGCCGAGGACGTGGCAAACCTGCCCGACCTCACGGACCAATCCCTGGACCCCATCCGCGAGGCCGTGGCCCTGACGGTGCGGGAACTGGGCAGCACCCCGCTCATCGGCTTCGCCGGGGCGCCGTTCACCGTGGCCGCGTACATGGTGGAGGGCCGGCCCTCCCGCGACCACCTGGGCCCGCGCACCATGATGCATGCCGAACCGGAGGTCTGGGCCGCGCTCATGAACTGGGCGGCGGACGCTTCCGGGAAGTTCCTGCGCGCCCAGGTCGACGCCGGGGCCAGCGCCGCCCAGCTCTTCGACTCCTGGGCGGGGTCGCTGGGCCTGGACGACTACACGCAGCACGTGGCCCCGGCGTCGACCCGCGCACTGGACCACGTCCGCGACCTGGACGTGCCGCTGGTCCACTTCGGCACCGGCACCTCGGAATTGCTGGGCGCCATGCTGAATGTGGGCGTGGACGTCATGGGCGTGGACTACCGCCTTCCCCTGGATGAGGCCAACCGGCGCCTGGGCGGGCGTGTGCCGCTGCAGGGAAACATCGACCCCGCCCTCCTGAACGCCCCCTGGCCGGTGCTGGAGGAGCACGTCCGGGACGTCATCGCCGCCGGCGGCGGCGCGCCCGCGCACGTGCTCAACCTGGGCCACGGCGTCCCCCCGGACACCGACCCGGCCGTGCTGACCCGCGTGGTTGAATTGATCCACTCGATCGAACCGTAG